The following are encoded in a window of Synechococcus sp. PCC 7335 genomic DNA:
- a CDS encoding transposase produces the protein MRNLNRLELVGESLRAALNDLAELAPEWLQQIAPDDWYERYGRRIENYRLPSKESERVAYAQRIGEDGDYLLKCLADSEVAAEGQALETVQTLVSLWQYHYSEGEGEDGSGLRWKSSRELNSQADCIESPYDTEARYCRRQGISWVGYRTHLSETCDSNSVRLITHVMTTDARRHEALCIEGIHDALIAKQLRPAEHFVDAAYVDALLLVSEQAKGIETVGPARSDPSWQHRTEGAYGIADFQIDWQQQQVSCPQGKTSKAWMQYQRPSGDPYLLVRFSNTDCRQCSARHLCTRAKPPVGRTLHLLPQAAHEALTRARAIQATTAGQKRYRRRAGIEGTIAQGVGSYGLRRSRYIGQAKTHLQNMAVGAALNIDRLFNWFQGVPKAKTRISHFKALKTA, from the coding sequence GTGCGAAACTTGAATCGCCTAGAACTGGTTGGCGAGAGTCTGCGAGCGGCGCTCAATGACCTGGCGGAACTCGCACCAGAATGGTTACAACAGATAGCTCCCGACGACTGGTACGAGCGCTATGGCCGTCGGATAGAAAACTATCGCCTGCCGTCCAAAGAGTCCGAGCGGGTGGCTTACGCGCAACGGATTGGCGAAGATGGTGACTACTTGCTGAAGTGCCTAGCTGACTCAGAAGTCGCCGCAGAAGGCCAAGCCCTGGAGACCGTTCAAACGTTGGTAAGTCTCTGGCAGTATCACTACAGCGAAGGGGAAGGGGAGGATGGCAGTGGCCTGCGTTGGAAAAGTAGCCGAGAGCTGAATTCTCAGGCAGATTGCATCGAGTCACCCTACGATACCGAAGCACGCTACTGCCGTCGCCAAGGCATCAGTTGGGTGGGCTACCGGACTCACCTTAGCGAGACTTGCGATAGCAACAGCGTTCGCTTGATAACGCATGTAATGACCACCGATGCTCGCCGCCACGAAGCCCTCTGCATCGAGGGCATCCACGACGCACTTATCGCGAAGCAACTGCGGCCTGCTGAACACTTTGTAGATGCGGCCTATGTTGATGCTTTGCTACTGGTGAGTGAACAAGCCAAAGGCATCGAAACCGTCGGCCCTGCACGGTCAGACCCCAGTTGGCAGCATCGAACTGAAGGGGCATACGGCATAGCAGACTTCCAGATTGACTGGCAACAGCAACAGGTAAGCTGTCCGCAAGGGAAAACCTCTAAAGCCTGGATGCAGTATCAGCGTCCCTCTGGCGACCCCTACCTATTGGTTAGGTTCAGCAACACTGACTGTCGGCAGTGCTCGGCTCGTCATTTGTGTACGAGGGCGAAGCCGCCAGTCGGTCGCACCTTGCATCTGCTACCACAGGCGGCACACGAAGCGCTGACCCGAGCGAGAGCCATCCAAGCAACCACGGCTGGTCAGAAACGCTATCGTCGTCGGGCGGGCATCGAAGGGACGATAGCGCAAGGCGTTGGCAGCTATGGGCTACGCCGTTCTCGCTATATCGGACAAGCGAAGACGCATCTACAGAATATGGCGGTTGGCGCTGCGCTCAACATCGACCGTTTGTTCAACTGGTTCCAGGGCGTTCCGAAAGCCAAGACAAGGATCTCGCACTTCAAAGCTTTGAAGACAGCTTAG
- a CDS encoding VOC family protein — translation MNMTLDHVFILVEPEAQVGDRLLEHGFREGPSNTHSGQGTANRRFYFANGMLELIWVRDTDEARNGPGRNLHFSERAEDPSASPFGVIFVPCKVNVSHDMPFPGWHYQPAYFPLPKGFHVGANSKTLLEPLCFYFPFHNPGVPRPQSHRNPQTISEVIISTPSTDTQGVLALASQTDRLSMRSGHEHLLEITLDHHASGRTEDYRPALPLILRW, via the coding sequence ATGAATATGACGCTGGATCACGTTTTTATATTGGTTGAGCCGGAAGCTCAGGTGGGCGATCGGCTGCTGGAACACGGCTTTCGAGAAGGACCGAGCAATACCCATTCCGGTCAGGGCACGGCCAACCGTCGGTTTTACTTTGCCAACGGCATGCTGGAGCTGATTTGGGTGCGAGATACCGATGAAGCGAGAAATGGGCCAGGCCGAAACCTGCACTTTTCTGAACGCGCTGAAGATCCCAGCGCCTCGCCATTTGGCGTTATTTTTGTGCCCTGCAAAGTCAATGTCAGTCACGACATGCCCTTCCCCGGCTGGCACTACCAACCCGCTTACTTCCCGCTCCCAAAAGGGTTCCATGTGGGTGCCAATTCTAAAACCTTGCTAGAACCGCTCTGTTTCTATTTCCCATTCCATAATCCGGGCGTACCCCGACCACAGTCTCATCGCAACCCTCAGACGATTAGTGAGGTGATTATTTCCACCCCCTCAACCGATACACAAGGCGTGCTGGCGCTGGCTTCACAAACCGATCGCCTCTCGATGCGATCAGGCCACGAACATCTCCTGGAAATCACATTGGATCATCATGCCTCAGGGCGCACAGAAGATTATCGTCCGGCCCTGCCACTAATCCTGCGTTGGTAA
- a CDS encoding class I SAM-dependent methyltransferase, producing the protein MQKSQFWDKIAEKYSKQPIADEAAYQKKLAVTRDYFQPDWSVLEIGCGTGSTAILHAPYVKDIRAIDFSANMIAIAQAKAEAEHIDNVTFEQAIIEDLDIPDQSLDAVLGLSILHLLKDKEAAIARVYQMLKPEGIFVTSTACIGDTMSWFKLIVPIGRFFGVFPFVAIFTTEELADSLTHAGFELDYQWQPGKDKAVFIVAKKPA; encoded by the coding sequence ATGCAGAAAAGTCAATTTTGGGACAAGATAGCCGAGAAATACTCGAAGCAGCCCATCGCCGATGAAGCCGCTTATCAGAAAAAGCTGGCGGTTACCCGCGACTACTTTCAGCCCGATTGGTCGGTGTTGGAAATCGGCTGTGGTACTGGGTCAACGGCCATCCTCCATGCTCCTTACGTGAAGGATATCCGCGCCATCGATTTCTCGGCCAATATGATTGCGATCGCCCAAGCAAAAGCCGAGGCTGAGCACATCGATAACGTCACCTTTGAGCAAGCCATCATTGAAGACCTCGATATTCCGGATCAGAGCCTGGATGCGGTGCTGGGCCTCAGCATTTTGCATTTGTTGAAAGATAAGGAAGCGGCGATCGCTCGGGTCTATCAAATGCTCAAACCAGAGGGCATTTTTGTCACCAGTACCGCCTGTATAGGAGACACAATGAGCTGGTTTAAGCTCATTGTGCCTATTGGTCGATTCTTCGGGGTTTTCCCCTTTGTCGCTATCTTCACCACAGAAGAGCTGGCAGATAGCCTGACCCATGCCGGATTTGAACTGGACTATCAATGGCAACCCGGTAAGGACAAAGCGGTGTTCATTGTGGCCAAAAAGCCTGCGTAA
- a CDS encoding class I SAM-dependent methyltransferase, translating to MPLNTTLPTLDHWETAPSIDTLRSLYDASADQWHDNLTRLGQLHDYQLLFEDPVVGDRLRYLDPTSHILDCGIGTGAFSLALLDSIDQPVRVSGVDISYPMLTHAQQNLKHRCATLDFRWGDIRYLPFADESFDAVIFAHVLEHLVEPVETLREMARVLKPGAPLIGSVTRKCLGQLLLSLRWQNRGYTSHQLDAFLKAAGLEAVKSFDYGTGWSRWMCQAAVGIKRR from the coding sequence ATGCCATTAAATACAACCCTTCCTACATTAGACCACTGGGAAACTGCCCCTAGCATCGACACCCTGCGATCACTCTACGATGCCTCTGCCGATCAATGGCACGACAATTTGACCCGTCTGGGTCAGCTCCATGATTATCAGCTGCTGTTTGAAGATCCGGTCGTGGGCGATCGCTTAAGATATCTTGACCCAACGTCGCATATTCTCGACTGTGGCATAGGAACAGGCGCTTTTAGTCTGGCACTGTTGGACAGTATCGATCAGCCCGTCCGTGTCTCCGGCGTCGATATTTCTTACCCGATGCTGACCCACGCTCAACAGAATTTGAAACATCGCTGTGCAACGCTTGATTTTCGATGGGGAGATATCAGGTACTTACCGTTTGCTGATGAGTCTTTTGACGCGGTCATCTTTGCCCATGTTTTGGAGCACCTAGTCGAACCTGTAGAAACCTTACGAGAGATGGCTCGCGTCTTGAAACCGGGCGCCCCTCTAATTGGCTCAGTGACACGCAAATGTCTGGGTCAACTCCTCCTATCCCTGCGTTGGCAAAATCGAGGATACACCTCCCACCAGCTGGACGCTTTCTTGAAAGCAGCTGGACTTGAGGCGGTTAAATCCTTTGACTATGGTACTGGCTGGTCGAGATGGATGTGCCAAGCCGCAGTCGGGATTAAACGAAGATAA